A stretch of the Enterobacter mori genome encodes the following:
- the iraM gene encoding anti-adapter protein IraM codes for MVNDRGIAMSWRVISSVICPNTGIVYSSIQGLKFLKLIIWYESDVFLYPGDRIYPTKNGIFINGTYSPIALYNVSPYNETLWSEIKDKMACPFNKNLEEDICSYALHCNARKCPHGFVTNPLIVAASKNGH; via the coding sequence ATGGTTAATGATAGAGGTATCGCGATGTCATGGAGAGTGATTAGCTCGGTAATTTGCCCAAACACTGGAATTGTTTATTCAAGCATTCAGGGTCTTAAGTTTCTTAAGCTGATCATATGGTATGAAAGTGATGTGTTTTTATATCCCGGAGACAGAATATACCCGACAAAGAATGGCATTTTTATTAATGGTACTTATAGCCCAATCGCGCTATACAACGTTTCACCTTACAATGAGACCCTATGGAGCGAAATAAAAGACAAAATGGCCTGCCCGTTTAATAAAAACCTCGAGGAGGATATATGTTCATACGCTCTGCATTGCAACGCACGTAAATGTCCGCACGGATTTGTCACCAATCCATTAATTGTGGCCGCAAGTAAAAACGGGCATTAG
- the rstA gene encoding two-component system response regulator RstA: protein MNKIVYVEDEPEVGQLIAAYLGKHDMDVIVEPRGDRAEEVVLRENPDLVLLDIMLPGKDGMTLCRDLRSQWEGPIVLLTSLDSDMNHILSLEMGANDYILKTTPPAVLLARLRLHLRQRASSERETPAPSLTPHKAMRFGTLSIDPINRQVLLSGELIALSTADFDLLWELATHAGQIMDRDALLKNLRGVSYDGMDRSVDVAISRLRKKLQDNATEPYRIKTVRNKGYLFAPHAWET from the coding sequence ATGAATAAGATTGTTTATGTAGAAGATGAACCCGAAGTGGGACAATTGATCGCTGCTTACCTGGGTAAACACGATATGGACGTCATCGTTGAGCCTCGCGGCGATCGTGCTGAAGAGGTCGTGCTACGCGAAAACCCGGATCTGGTGCTGCTGGACATTATGCTGCCCGGCAAAGATGGCATGACGCTCTGTCGAGATCTCCGCAGCCAGTGGGAAGGGCCTATCGTGCTGTTGACCTCTCTGGATAGCGACATGAACCATATTCTGTCTCTTGAGATGGGCGCTAACGACTACATTCTCAAAACCACGCCGCCAGCCGTTCTGCTGGCCCGGCTGAGGCTTCATTTGCGCCAGCGCGCCAGCAGCGAACGTGAAACGCCTGCGCCGTCACTGACGCCGCACAAAGCGATGCGGTTTGGTACCTTATCCATCGATCCCATTAACCGTCAGGTGCTACTCTCTGGCGAGCTTATCGCTCTCTCCACCGCGGACTTTGACCTGCTGTGGGAGCTGGCAACGCATGCCGGGCAAATCATGGACCGCGACGCCCTACTGAAAAACCTGCGCGGCGTCAGCTATGACGGAATGGATCGCAGCGTGGACGTCGCGATTTCGCGCCTGCGTAAAAAGCTGCAGGATAATGCCACCGAGCCATACCGCATTAAAACCGTGCGTAATAAGGGTTATTTGTTCGCCCCACACGCCTGGGAAACCTGA
- a CDS encoding GlpM family protein: MGLLIKAALGALVVLLIGVLAKTKNYYIAGLIPLFPTFALIAHYIVASERGIEALRATIVFGMWSIIPYFLYLLSLWYFTGFMRLPLALGGAVVCWSLSAWVLIFFWSRFH, translated from the coding sequence ATGGGGCTGCTGATTAAAGCCGCGCTGGGTGCGCTGGTGGTGTTGTTGATTGGGGTGCTGGCGAAAACGAAGAATTACTACATTGCCGGGTTGATTCCGCTCTTTCCGACCTTTGCGCTAATTGCGCACTACATCGTAGCGTCTGAGCGTGGCATTGAAGCGCTGCGGGCCACCATTGTGTTCGGAATGTGGTCCATCATCCCGTATTTTCTCTACCTGCTGTCGCTGTGGTACTTCACCGGTTTTATGCGGCTTCCGCTGGCGCTGGGCGGGGCAGTGGTCTGCTGGAGCCTCAGCGCCTGGGTACTGATCTTCTTCTGGAGCCGCTTTCACTAG
- the folM gene encoding dihydromonapterin reductase, with translation MGNAQQRPILITGGGRRIGLAIAHHFLNLRHPVIVSYRSEYPSIDGLRKAGAVCIQADFSTDEGILAFAEKVKSTTHGLRAIIHNASAWQAETPATPLSDTLACMLQIHVNAPYLLNHALQDLLRGHGHAAGDIIHFTDYVVERGSDKHIAYAASKAALDNMTRSFARKLAPEVKVNAIAPAMILFNEHDDAEYRQQALNKSLMKIAPGEKEVIDLIDYLLTSCYVTGRTFSVDGGRPLR, from the coding sequence ATGGGAAATGCACAACAGCGCCCAATACTGATCACCGGTGGAGGCCGTCGTATCGGCCTCGCCATTGCCCATCACTTTCTCAACCTTCGCCATCCGGTTATCGTCAGTTACCGCAGTGAATATCCCTCGATTGATGGATTACGAAAAGCCGGTGCGGTTTGCATTCAGGCCGATTTTTCAACCGATGAGGGGATTCTTGCCTTTGCTGAAAAGGTGAAGTCCACCACCCACGGGCTGCGCGCCATAATTCATAACGCCAGCGCCTGGCAGGCCGAAACGCCTGCGACACCGTTGAGCGACACGCTCGCCTGCATGCTGCAAATTCACGTTAACGCCCCCTATTTGCTTAACCATGCGCTGCAGGATCTGCTGCGCGGTCACGGGCACGCGGCGGGTGACATTATTCATTTCACCGATTATGTGGTGGAGCGCGGGAGCGACAAGCACATCGCCTATGCGGCCAGCAAAGCCGCGCTGGATAACATGACGCGCTCGTTTGCCCGCAAGCTGGCCCCCGAGGTGAAAGTGAACGCCATCGCCCCGGCGATGATTCTGTTTAACGAACACGATGATGCCGAGTATCGCCAGCAGGCGTTGAATAAGTCGCTGATGAAAATCGCCCCGGGCGAAAAAGAGGTGATCGACCTTATCGATTATCTGCTCACCAGCTGCTACGTTACGGGCAGAACCTTCTCCGTGGACGGAGGACGCCCGCTTCGCTAG
- a CDS encoding amino acid permease — protein MEKKLGLSALTALVLSSMLGAGVFSLPQNMAAVASPAALIIGWAITGVGILLLAFAMLLLTRIRPDLDGGIFTYAREGFGELIGFCSAWGYWLCAVIANVSYLVIVFSALSFFTDTPELRLFGDGNTWQSIVGASVLLWVVHWLVLRGVQTAASINLVATLAKLVPLGLFVVLAFIAFRLDVFKLDFTGIALGVPVWEQVKNTMLITLWVFIGVEGAVVVSARARNKRDVGRATLLAVLAALGVYLLVTLLSLGVVARPELAEMRNPSMAGLMVKMLGPWGDVVIAAGLIVSVCGAYLSWTIMAAEVPFLAATHKAFPRLFARQNKNNAPSASLWLTNISVQVCLVLIWLTGSDYNTLLTIASEMILVPYFLVGAYLLKIATRPAHYIVGVGACIYGLWLLYASGPMHLLLSVVLYAPGLLVFIYARRTHQLENALKRREMAAIGLLLIAAVPAMWMLMG, from the coding sequence ATGGAAAAGAAACTAGGCCTGAGTGCATTAACTGCACTCGTTTTAAGCTCAATGCTGGGTGCGGGTGTATTCAGTTTGCCGCAGAACATGGCGGCGGTCGCAAGCCCTGCCGCGTTAATCATTGGTTGGGCTATCACCGGCGTCGGGATCCTGCTGCTGGCATTTGCCATGCTGCTGCTCACCCGCATTCGCCCCGATCTGGATGGCGGCATTTTCACTTACGCCCGTGAAGGTTTCGGGGAGCTGATTGGCTTCTGTTCCGCATGGGGCTACTGGCTTTGTGCGGTGATCGCTAACGTCTCCTATCTGGTGATTGTCTTCTCGGCGCTCAGCTTCTTTACCGATACTCCTGAACTCCGCCTGTTCGGGGACGGCAATACCTGGCAATCTATTGTCGGGGCCTCGGTACTGCTGTGGGTGGTGCACTGGCTGGTGTTACGCGGTGTCCAGACGGCGGCCAGCATCAACCTGGTCGCGACGCTGGCTAAACTGGTCCCGCTGGGCCTGTTTGTCGTGCTGGCATTTATTGCGTTTCGTCTTGACGTCTTTAAGCTCGACTTCACCGGCATCGCGCTGGGCGTGCCCGTCTGGGAGCAGGTCAAAAATACCATGCTGATCACCCTGTGGGTGTTCATCGGTGTCGAAGGCGCCGTCGTGGTCTCGGCCAGGGCGCGTAATAAGCGTGACGTAGGCCGCGCCACGCTGCTGGCCGTGCTGGCGGCTCTGGGCGTCTATCTGCTGGTGACGCTGCTGTCGCTGGGCGTGGTGGCGCGCCCTGAACTGGCAGAAATGCGTAACCCGTCGATGGCCGGACTGATGGTGAAAATGCTCGGCCCATGGGGGGACGTGGTGATTGCTGCGGGGCTTATCGTTTCCGTCTGCGGCGCCTACCTGAGCTGGACCATCATGGCGGCAGAAGTGCCGTTCCTGGCCGCCACGCACAAGGCGTTTCCTCGCCTGTTTGCCCGCCAGAATAAAAACAATGCGCCGTCGGCCTCACTCTGGCTCACCAACATCAGCGTACAGGTCTGTCTGGTGCTGATCTGGCTCACAGGTTCGGACTATAACACCCTGTTGACCATCGCCTCTGAAATGATTCTGGTACCCTATTTCTTAGTGGGTGCGTATTTGTTAAAAATCGCGACGCGCCCGGCACACTATATTGTCGGCGTCGGTGCCTGTATTTACGGTCTGTGGTTGTTGTATGCTTCCGGGCCTATGCATCTGCTGCTGTCGGTGGTGTTGTATGCGCCGGGTCTGCTGGTGTTTATCTATGCACGTCGCACGCATCAGCTGGAGAACGCCCTTAAGCGCCGTGAAATGGCCGCGATTGGGTTGTTACTGATTGCTGCCGTACCGGCCATGTGGATGTTAATGGGATAG
- the ydgH gene encoding DUF1471 family protein YdgH — protein sequence MKLKNTLLASALLSATALSANAATELTPEQAAALKPFDQTVIVGRYNSIGDGVAAASKAADKKGAASFYVLDQSDQGNSGNQRVTIALYKENAPKADEQKNRVINGIVELPKDQAIALEPYDTVTVQGFYRSQPEVNDAITKAAKQKGAYSFYIVRQVDANQGGNQRITAFIYKEDAKKRVLQSPDAIPADSDAGRAALAKGGEEAKKVEIPGVATSAAPSAEVGRFFETQTTKGGRYSVTLPDGTKIEELNNATAAQMVPFDSIKFTGNYGNGTEVSYQVAKRAAKKGAKYYHITRQWQERGNNMTISADLYK from the coding sequence ATGAAGCTTAAGAACACACTCCTGGCGTCCGCACTTCTTTCCGCGACCGCCCTGTCTGCGAATGCCGCGACAGAGTTAACGCCGGAGCAAGCGGCAGCGTTAAAACCTTTTGACCAGACGGTCATTGTGGGTCGCTACAACTCCATTGGCGACGGCGTTGCCGCCGCGTCAAAAGCCGCTGATAAAAAAGGCGCGGCTTCGTTTTATGTGCTCGATCAGTCCGATCAGGGCAACAGCGGCAACCAGCGCGTCACCATTGCGCTGTACAAAGAAAATGCGCCTAAAGCGGATGAACAGAAAAACCGCGTGATTAACGGCATCGTTGAACTGCCAAAAGATCAGGCGATTGCGCTTGAGCCGTATGACACCGTTACCGTTCAGGGCTTCTACCGCAGCCAGCCTGAAGTGAACGATGCCATCACCAAAGCCGCGAAACAGAAAGGGGCCTACTCCTTCTATATCGTGCGTCAGGTGGATGCTAACCAGGGTGGCAACCAGCGTATTACCGCATTCATCTATAAAGAAGATGCGAAAAAACGCGTTCTGCAAAGCCCGGACGCTATCCCTGCGGATTCCGATGCGGGACGTGCGGCGTTAGCAAAAGGCGGTGAAGAAGCGAAGAAAGTTGAGATCCCGGGCGTCGCGACCTCTGCAGCGCCAAGCGCTGAAGTGGGCCGTTTCTTTGAAACGCAAACCACCAAAGGTGGACGCTATTCCGTTACCCTGCCGGACGGAACCAAAATTGAAGAGTTGAACAACGCCACTGCCGCGCAGATGGTACCGTTCGACAGCATCAAGTTTACCGGCAACTACGGCAACGGAACGGAAGTCTCTTATCAGGTCGCGAAACGTGCGGCGAAGAAAGGCGCGAAGTACTACCACATCACCCGCCAGTGGCAGGAACGTGGTAACAATATGACCATCAGCGCCGATCTGTATAAGTAA
- the pntA gene encoding Re/Si-specific NAD(P)(+) transhydrogenase subunit alpha has product MRIGVPKERLANETRVAATPKTVEQLLKLGFTVAVESGAGKLASFDDEAFIQAGAEVVEGAEVWQSPIILKVNAPEENELALLNAGTTLVSFIWPAQNPELMEKLAARGVTVMAMDSVPRISRAQSLDALSSMANIAGYRAIVEAAHEFGRFFTGQITAAGKVPPAKVMVIGAGVAGLAAIGAANSLGAIVRAFDTRPEVKEQVQSMGAEFLELDFKEEAGSGDGYAKVMSEAFIKAEMELFAAQAKEVDIIVTTALIPGKPAPKLITREMVDSMQPGSVIVDLAAQNGGNCEYTVPNQVTTTANGVKVIGYTDLPGRLPTQSSQLYGTNLVNLLKLLCKEKDGNITVDFDDVVVRGVTVVREGEITWPAPPIQVSAQPQAAPKAAPEPKEPAKPASPWRKYAIMALVIILFGWLADVAPKEFLGHFTVFALSCVVGYYVVWNVSHALHTPLMSVTNAISGIIVVGALLQIGHGGWISFLSFVAVLIASINIFGGFTVTQRMLKMFRKG; this is encoded by the coding sequence ATGCGTATTGGGGTACCAAAAGAACGGTTAGCCAATGAAACCCGTGTAGCGGCAACACCGAAAACGGTGGAGCAACTGCTCAAACTGGGTTTTACCGTCGCGGTTGAAAGCGGCGCGGGCAAACTGGCCAGTTTCGATGACGAGGCCTTTATCCAGGCCGGTGCGGAAGTGGTCGAAGGGGCAGAGGTATGGCAGTCACCGATCATTCTGAAAGTCAACGCACCGGAAGAGAACGAGCTTGCGCTGCTGAACGCGGGCACCACGCTGGTGAGCTTCATCTGGCCTGCACAAAATCCAGAGCTGATGGAGAAGCTGGCAGCCCGTGGCGTCACCGTGATGGCGATGGACTCGGTGCCGCGCATTTCGCGCGCCCAGTCTCTGGATGCGCTGAGCTCCATGGCGAACATCGCGGGCTACCGCGCTATCGTTGAAGCGGCTCACGAGTTTGGTCGTTTCTTTACCGGTCAGATCACCGCGGCGGGTAAAGTACCGCCAGCGAAAGTGATGGTGATTGGTGCGGGCGTGGCCGGTCTTGCTGCGATTGGAGCGGCAAATAGCCTGGGCGCTATCGTCCGTGCTTTTGATACCCGTCCGGAAGTGAAGGAGCAGGTCCAGAGTATGGGCGCCGAGTTCCTTGAGCTGGACTTCAAGGAAGAAGCGGGTAGCGGTGATGGTTACGCGAAGGTGATGTCCGAAGCCTTTATCAAAGCCGAAATGGAACTCTTCGCCGCGCAGGCGAAAGAGGTCGACATCATCGTCACCACGGCGCTGATTCCGGGCAAACCGGCACCGAAGCTGATCACCCGCGAGATGGTTGATTCCATGCAGCCGGGCAGCGTGATTGTCGATCTGGCCGCGCAGAACGGCGGTAACTGCGAATATACCGTGCCGAATCAGGTGACCACGACCGCCAACGGTGTGAAGGTCATTGGTTATACCGATCTGCCGGGTCGTCTGCCAACCCAGTCTTCACAGTTGTACGGCACTAACCTCGTCAACCTGCTGAAGCTGCTCTGCAAAGAGAAAGACGGCAACATCACCGTTGATTTTGACGACGTGGTTGTCCGTGGCGTTACCGTGGTCCGTGAAGGTGAAATCACATGGCCTGCACCGCCTATTCAGGTCTCCGCGCAGCCTCAGGCGGCGCCAAAAGCAGCGCCAGAGCCAAAAGAACCGGCTAAACCCGCTTCCCCGTGGCGCAAATACGCGATCATGGCGCTGGTGATTATTCTGTTCGGCTGGCTGGCTGACGTCGCACCAAAAGAGTTCCTTGGTCACTTCACCGTCTTCGCGCTCTCCTGCGTCGTAGGCTACTACGTGGTGTGGAACGTCTCCCATGCGCTGCATACGCCGCTGATGTCGGTGACCAACGCCATCTCCGGGATTATCGTGGTCGGGGCGTTGCTGCAGATTGGTCACGGCGGCTGGATCAGCTTCCTGAGCTTTGTCGCGGTGCTGATCGCCAGTATCAATATTTTCGGTGGTTTCACCGTGACTCAGCGCATGCTGAAAATGTTTCGTAAAGGCTAA
- the pntB gene encoding Re/Si-specific NAD(P)(+) transhydrogenase subunit beta, producing the protein MSGGLVTAAYIVAAILFIFSLAGLSKHETSQQGNNFGIAGMAIALIATIFGPDTGNVAWILVAMIIGGAIGIRLAKRVEMTEMPELVAILHSFVGLAAVLVGFNSYLYHEPGLEPILVNIHLTEVFLGIFIGAVTFTGSIVAFGKLRGKISSKPLMLPNRHKLNLAALVVSFVLLVVFVRTESVGLQVLALLVMTIIALAFGWHLVASIGGADMPVVVSMLNSYSGWAAAAAGFMLSNDLLIVTGALVGSSGAILSYIMCKAMNRSFISVIAGGFGTDGSSSSADEEVGEHREISAEDTADMLKNSHSVIITPGYGMAVAQAQYPVAEITEKLRARGIKVRFGIHPVAGRLPGHMNVLLAEAKVPYDIVLEMDEINDDFADTDTVLVIGANDTVNPAAQDDPGSPIAGMPVLEVWKAQNVIVFKRSMNTGYAGVQNPLFFKENTHMLFGDAKASVDAILKSL; encoded by the coding sequence ATGTCTGGAGGATTAGTGACAGCCGCATACATTGTTGCTGCAATCCTGTTTATTTTCAGTCTGGCGGGACTTTCCAAACACGAAACGTCTCAGCAGGGGAATAACTTTGGTATCGCCGGGATGGCGATTGCGCTGATTGCCACCATCTTCGGGCCGGACACCGGCAACGTTGCGTGGATCCTGGTGGCGATGATCATCGGTGGCGCAATTGGTATTCGCCTGGCAAAACGCGTTGAAATGACCGAGATGCCGGAGCTGGTTGCGATTCTGCACAGCTTCGTGGGTCTGGCGGCGGTGCTGGTGGGCTTCAACAGCTACCTGTATCACGAACCGGGTCTGGAACCGATTCTGGTGAACATTCACCTGACAGAAGTGTTCCTTGGCATCTTTATCGGTGCGGTGACCTTCACCGGTTCGATTGTGGCGTTCGGCAAGCTGCGCGGGAAAATTTCCTCTAAGCCGCTGATGCTGCCAAACCGTCACAAGTTGAACCTGGCGGCGCTGGTGGTCTCATTTGTGCTGCTGGTGGTCTTCGTGCGTACCGAAAGCGTAGGCCTGCAGGTGCTGGCGTTGCTGGTGATGACCATCATTGCGCTGGCGTTCGGCTGGCATCTGGTGGCGTCTATTGGTGGTGCGGATATGCCAGTGGTGGTGTCCATGCTGAACTCCTACTCCGGTTGGGCGGCAGCGGCAGCAGGCTTTATGCTGAGCAACGACCTGCTGATCGTCACCGGTGCGCTGGTGGGTTCTTCGGGTGCGATCCTGTCTTACATCATGTGTAAAGCGATGAACCGCTCGTTCATCAGTGTGATTGCCGGTGGTTTCGGGACCGATGGGTCTTCTTCCAGTGCGGATGAAGAAGTGGGTGAGCACCGTGAAATTTCTGCGGAAGATACCGCTGATATGCTGAAAAACTCGCATTCCGTGATCATCACCCCGGGCTACGGCATGGCGGTGGCGCAGGCGCAGTATCCGGTTGCGGAAATCACCGAGAAGCTGCGCGCGCGCGGCATCAAAGTGCGCTTTGGTATTCACCCGGTGGCAGGGCGTCTGCCGGGCCACATGAACGTGCTGCTGGCGGAAGCGAAAGTGCCTTACGACATCGTGCTGGAAATGGACGAGATTAACGATGATTTCGCCGACACCGACACCGTGCTGGTCATTGGTGCCAACGATACCGTTAACCCTGCTGCACAAGACGATCCGGGTAGCCCAATCGCCGGTATGCCGGTTCTGGAAGTGTGGAAGGCACAGAACGTGATTGTGTTTAAACGCTCCATGAATACCGGCTATGCCGGGGTTCAGAACCCGCTGTTCTTCAAAGAGAACACCCACATGCTGTTTGGTGATGCCAAAGCCAGCGTGGATGCGATTCTGAAATCACTCTGA